A DNA window from Helianthus annuus cultivar XRQ/B chromosome 15, HanXRQr2.0-SUNRISE, whole genome shotgun sequence contains the following coding sequences:
- the LOC110924828 gene encoding sodium/calcium exchanger NCL2: MKIYGKNGSFLIFLAILMAFCWETEGAEVTCEPQYGFLPCTSGLWGQLFLIVVYQYLMSIGQSYISDGSDKFFSLVGPGIFGASFFHILANFPTLYIVLESRLSSDDTGAASSAAMGMSVLAGSAVMSLTLIWPSVIVFGSYDLADDDETIEPQLPDEEPSFQTKLTAYGVTTDSETSYTARLLLVAMIPFLFLQFPNIINSASVTRVLILIALVISLSFFVANIVYQIFQPWIQNRWFDYLRQKFVKNKLLKLLSTNGKANVKLIKDLYKELDNNHDGKVTNAELKTLLVGIQVQADGELSQGLVDRIVDQLDVTGDEFIQEDEFVRVLTKWLQDARKSLSKNDYNPLSFFTKPQANADEEQQEALIPKETTNDAQGSVWDYLEALALVLIGIVVAVLIARPLIITVATFATEAHIPQFFIPYFVIPCMISLPRLLSIIASANQKTQRAASLTLSQIYSGVFMSNMSSLSTFLVTVYIKDVPWDVSAQVLVVFVICVVMGIFTSTRTVFPLWTGFVGYLFYPISILMLYLLTVVWGW; the protein is encoded by the exons ATGAAAATATACGGAAAAAATGGAAGCTTTCTTATTTTCTTGGCGATTTTAATGGCGTTTTGTTGGGAAACAGAAGGTGCTGAAGTAACATGTGAACCTCAATATGGGTTCTTGCCATGCACAAGTGGTCTTTGGGGACAACTTTTCTTGATCGTGGTTTATCAATACTTGATGTCTATCGGTCAAAGTTATATTTCAGACGGATCAGATAAGTTTTTCAGCCTTGTTGGACCGGGTATCTTTGGGGCTAGTTTCTTCCATATTCTTGCAAACTTCCCTACACTTTACATCGTCCTTG AATCACGATTATCAAGCGATGACACAGGTGCAGCTTCTAGTGCTGCAATGGGGATGAGTGTGCTAGCAGGTTCAGCAGTCATGAGCCTAACACTGATTTGGCCATCTGTAATCGTTTTTGGAAGCTATGATCTTGCTGATGATGATGAGACCATTGAACCTCAACTTCCGGATGAAGAGCCATCATTTCAAACCAAATTAACAG CATATGGTGTTACAACCGATAGTGAGACAAGCTATACCGCGAGGCTCTTGCTCGTGGCAATGATCCCGTTTCTCTTTCTCCAATTCCCTAATATCATTAATTCGGCTTCAGTAACACGTGTGTTAATTTTAATTGCTCTCGTTATATCGTTGAGTTTCTTCGTTGCTAACATTGTGTATCAG atcttCCAACCATGGATTCAAAACAGATGGTTTGACTACTTGAGACAAAAGTTTGTGAAGAACAAATTGCTGAAACTACTCTCTACAAATGGAAAAGCAAACGTGAAGCTTATTAAAGA TCTTTACAAGGAACTTGACAATAATCATGATGGTAAAGTGACCAATGCTGAGTTGAAGACTTTACTGGTAGGAATCCAGGTGCAAGCAGACGGTGAATTGAGCCAAGGCCTTGTAGATAGAATCGTGGATCAACTTGATGTTACCGGAGATGAATTTATTCAGGAGGATGAGTTTGTTAGAGTACTAACGAAGTGGCTACAGGATGCAAGGAAATCACTCTCTAAGAATGATTACAACCCTCTTAGTTTCTTCACCAAACCTCAAGCG AATGCGGATGAAGAACAACAAGAGGCTTTGATACCTAAGGAGACAACTAATGATGCTCAAGGTTCAGTTTGGGATTACTTGGAGGCTTTGGCTTTGGTACTCATTGGTATTGTTGTGGCAGTTCTCATTGCACGACCACTCATAATCACTGTTGCGACTTTTGCTACTGAGGCACACATCCCCCAATTCTTCATTCCATACTTTGTAATACCGTGTATGATAAGCTTACCGCGTCTATTATCAATAATTGCCTCAGCAAACCAAAAGACTCAACGTGCAGCGTCTTTAACTCTTTCTCAG ATTTATTCAGGAGTGTTTATGAGTAACATGAGTAGCTTGTCAACATTTCTAGTAACGGTGTACATAAAGGATGTGCCATGGGATGTATCTGCGCAAGTTCTGGTTGTGTTTGTAATCTGTGTAGTAATGGGGATTTTCACAAGTACAAGGACAGTCTTCCCGCTATGGACTGGTTTCGTCGGTTACCTGTTCTACCCTATCTCGATACTCATGTTGTATCTTCTTACTGTTGTGTGGGGATGGTAA